The Sulfolobus acidocaldarius DSM 639 genome has a window encoding:
- a CDS encoding MarR family winged helix-turn-helix transcriptional regulator, translating to MEITMDERLQVIVTIAKVNRAFQRELNKKLAKLNISYLDYLVLRGIKDGPKPMVELANKYLVTQASITSTVDKLEDMGLVRRERSQDDRRLVLIYITEKGKGVMEEGFRIYRELSEEIMKELKDDQVKSLLEGLNILLSRLENIKS from the coding sequence ATGGAGATTACAATGGATGAAAGGCTTCAGGTAATTGTCACCATCGCTAAGGTAAATAGGGCTTTTCAAAGAGAACTCAACAAAAAGTTAGCTAAGCTAAATATATCTTACCTTGATTACCTCGTTTTAAGAGGAATAAAGGATGGTCCGAAACCCATGGTTGAGCTGGCGAACAAGTACTTGGTTACCCAAGCTTCAATAACCTCTACAGTTGATAAACTGGAGGACATGGGTTTAGTGAGAAGGGAGAGGAGTCAAGATGATAGAAGGCTAGTGTTGATATATATAACAGAGAAAGGAAAAGGAGTTATGGAGGAGGGGTTTAGAATATATAGAGAATTATCAGAGGAAATTATGAAAGAGTTGAAAGATGATCAAGTGAAGTCCCTATTGGAGGGTCTTAATATCCTCCTCTCTAGACTAGAAAACATAAAAAGTTAG
- a CDS encoding MFS transporter — translation MNGKITLITLALTAFLDSVGFGIIIPILPYYSLQLGATPIEYSLLTVTYSIAQLVFSPYISRLSDIRGRKNILTLGIGSEVVGYLIIGLSPYFYLLLLARFITGALTSNLPVILSYATELGKDNSRNIGIISGTFGVGFVAGPVIGGVLSPLGYRNTFLIVAGLAFLNLILVYLLVSNDNKKIAMRQASLKEIFRMSSSFFTLTLIIALSFAVLQGTLAFYGRYFYNWGPSQIGLVLGLVGIVQAVAQFLLVYRIIGKAGERIATTIGLSITFIAYILLSFPSNQILAYVSLVLLAMGNGIAQNSILTLLSKTLPPGSRSGGFGFAQSSTALGSLIGFPLGNTMFQVLSPNSEYFLCSALSILSIVYFHSIYANIVVKNREGDKPITR, via the coding sequence ATGAATGGAAAAATTACATTAATTACCTTAGCCTTGACGGCATTCTTAGATTCAGTAGGATTCGGGATAATAATTCCAATCCTACCATATTACTCTCTACAGCTGGGAGCTACTCCAATCGAGTATAGCTTATTAACAGTAACGTACTCAATAGCCCAGTTAGTTTTCTCCCCCTATATCAGTAGACTCTCGGATATAAGAGGAAGGAAGAACATTTTGACTTTGGGAATAGGCTCTGAGGTTGTAGGTTACTTGATAATAGGCTTATCACCATACTTCTATCTCTTACTTTTAGCAAGGTTTATAACAGGAGCCTTGACAAGTAATTTACCAGTTATACTCTCCTATGCCACTGAACTAGGTAAGGATAACTCCCGTAATATTGGGATAATATCTGGCACATTTGGAGTTGGTTTTGTCGCTGGTCCTGTAATTGGCGGTGTACTGTCTCCTCTTGGATATAGGAACACATTTCTGATAGTTGCAGGTCTTGCTTTTCTTAACCTGATTTTAGTATACCTGTTGGTCAGTAACGACAATAAGAAAATTGCCATGAGGCAAGCTTCACTCAAGGAAATTTTCAGAATGTCCAGCTCGTTCTTTACATTAACACTTATTATAGCATTAAGCTTTGCTGTACTTCAAGGGACACTTGCTTTTTACGGAAGATATTTCTACAACTGGGGTCCCTCTCAAATAGGATTAGTATTAGGATTAGTGGGAATAGTCCAAGCTGTAGCCCAATTTCTATTAGTATACAGGATAATAGGGAAGGCAGGGGAAAGGATAGCGACTACTATTGGACTTTCAATAACATTTATAGCCTATATCTTACTCTCATTTCCCTCAAACCAAATCCTAGCTTATGTTAGCCTAGTCCTATTGGCGATGGGAAATGGTATAGCCCAAAACTCTATCTTAACATTACTTAGTAAGACTTTACCGCCCGGGAGTAGGAGTGGTGGATTCGGTTTCGCCCAGTCTTCAACTGCATTGGGGAGTCTAATAGGTTTTCCACTGGGTAATACAATGTTCCAAGTATTGTCTCCAAATTCTGAGTATTTCCTTTGTTCTGCTCTAAGCATTCTCTCCATTGTATATTTTCATAGTATTTACGCAAATATTGTTGTTAAGAATAGAGAAGGCGATAAACCTATAACTAGATAA
- a CDS encoding Lrp/AsnC family transcriptional regulator: MDETDRLIIFNLLRDGRISQNKLAKIINLAPPSLNSRFRRLIDEGVIRGFKVFINPNLINKYFAYYAFPNLREAYSDKIFVKFNCLENFNVYGFQGESIEEIKETVDGISSELGKPIMEYIPPQTPIKPKKQYLLLIKTLVENPRAEISEIANKLNFKVSKVRRLISELKGFAVIPEVDLIKADSMLLAVFTKKLNDVITVTNRFSVITIPGALGGIDVSFVGSIRNAKAMIDNVRRIDPDAQVMLVYNYEIKNDTRNLEIE, translated from the coding sequence GTGGATGAGACTGACAGGCTAATAATATTCAATCTGCTCAGGGATGGAAGAATATCCCAGAACAAACTAGCTAAGATTATAAACCTAGCTCCTCCCTCTCTGAACTCGAGGTTCAGAAGACTGATCGATGAAGGAGTAATAAGGGGCTTCAAGGTTTTCATAAACCCAAACCTAATAAACAAGTACTTCGCATATTACGCTTTTCCCAATCTAAGAGAGGCTTACTCAGATAAGATATTCGTGAAATTCAATTGCCTTGAGAACTTCAACGTTTATGGGTTTCAGGGCGAAAGTATTGAAGAGATAAAAGAGACTGTGGATGGAATTTCCTCAGAGTTAGGAAAACCCATAATGGAGTATATCCCTCCTCAGACTCCCATAAAGCCTAAAAAGCAATATCTACTACTGATAAAGACACTAGTTGAGAATCCTAGGGCTGAAATAAGTGAAATAGCAAACAAGCTCAACTTTAAGGTATCGAAGGTTAGGAGGTTGATTAGTGAACTTAAGGGATTTGCAGTAATACCAGAGGTTGACCTGATAAAAGCCGACTCAATGCTCCTGGCTGTCTTTACAAAGAAGCTTAATGACGTGATAACAGTCACCAACAGGTTCTCGGTCATAACAATACCCGGAGCGTTAGGAGGAATTGATGTGAGCTTTGTTGGTTCAATACGGAATGCGAAGGCAATGATCGATAATGTGAGGAGGATAGATCCAGACGCACAGGTGATGTTGGTTTATAATTACGAGATAAAGAACGACACAAGGAATTTGGAAATTGAATAA
- a CDS encoding helix-turn-helix domain-containing protein, with product MMQIYKVRMRVKHDACWTQETSGYDVTANVKYLFPLVAKNSVFEIVELYSNTKTQLTDFIDVLSRKYRNNIKIIRVDRNKSSKTALLYYFKNFENSITKAMMNSNAIVANLTVSDGIEDWQVYTFNKRDQLETQISEELKKINVEVENLDFDRVEMDEVKSEMMILSSLTPTERQILYTAYKMGFFDYPKKTKLEELAKMYGVTKVALDRHIRNAIRKVLMQVFVDNSNKF from the coding sequence ATGATGCAAATTTACAAGGTGAGGATGCGGGTTAAACATGATGCTTGTTGGACACAGGAGACATCAGGTTATGATGTTACGGCAAATGTAAAATACCTCTTCCCTCTTGTGGCAAAGAACTCTGTTTTTGAAATAGTTGAGTTATATTCAAACACAAAAACTCAGCTAACAGACTTCATTGACGTGTTAAGTAGAAAGTATAGGAATAACATAAAGATCATAAGGGTTGATAGGAATAAGTCAAGTAAGACAGCCTTACTTTACTACTTTAAGAACTTTGAGAACTCAATTACAAAGGCTATGATGAACAGTAACGCTATTGTGGCGAATCTTACTGTGAGTGATGGTATCGAAGACTGGCAAGTCTACACATTCAACAAGAGAGATCAATTGGAGACCCAAATTAGTGAAGAGCTAAAAAAGATCAATGTAGAGGTTGAAAACCTTGATTTTGATAGGGTAGAAATGGATGAGGTTAAGAGTGAGATGATGATCCTCTCATCGCTTACACCTACAGAGAGACAGATACTATACACAGCGTATAAGATGGGTTTCTTTGATTATCCTAAGAAGACTAAGCTCGAGGAGTTAGCCAAAATGTATGGGGTGACGAAGGTAGCCCTGGACAGACATATAAGGAATGCCATTAGGAAAGTATTGATGCAAGTTTTCGTAGACAACTCTAACAAATTCTGA
- a CDS encoding xanthine dehydrogenase family protein molybdopterin-binding subunit — protein sequence MPKYIGKPLKRIIEDPPLVTGRATFVYDLDLRGTLYASFVRSQYAHAKIKSVKCPEGSMCFTSHDLPKAITGIARNEAVYQGQPIAVVLTNDEYKARDLAEEVEVEYEPLPSVIDVEEALSNKERAMSELESNIVLQDEVNVGDIQSDFKRAYKIIEGELINQRVIPSAMEPRGAFAQFDGKRLTVWSSTQTPFDLKKSLSEILSEYGVNDIRVIQPYVGGAFGSKIINYAEEFVVAYLSVVTKRPIKWFNSRTEDMMTTNHGRDMRLRFKAAFDSEGKLLGIEGTLIHDLGAPFEDINRDSFWMTTTAARLLIGRYKVNSLKIRVLGVATNKAFIGAYRGAGRPEATYFIERILTLGARELGLDQYEVRERNVMDDVNFTKLPTGLTYDSGKYKELLRIAKPYYNDLIKRRDSLRSKGKLAGVGVAIVSEIASFGPYSTAKVKVLPNGRIQVITGTTPHGQGDATAFTQIAAEVFDVDPSNVDVLWGDTDLISDGDLTAGSRTITVGGSAVYEAAVRLKEKLLKVVSEKMGVRAEEIEYREGKFIHEDKTMSLWEAARTSMFMGVLPEQDYSYVMNLYTSPYGVHMVLVEVDRDTGFTRVLDYKAFDDVGVVVNPLLAEGQTHGGALQGIGQALYEEAVYSQDGNLLTSNFSDYVLPTAVESFNVEWKSFGLTKSDTPIGSKGIGELPTIAGTPAVVSAIEDAIGKKIYTMPVKPELVLKLLGE from the coding sequence ATGCCTAAGTATATAGGTAAACCGCTGAAAAGAATAATAGAAGATCCGCCTCTTGTGACTGGAAGGGCTACCTTTGTATATGACTTAGACCTAAGGGGTACATTATACGCATCCTTTGTAAGGAGTCAATACGCACATGCTAAAATAAAAAGTGTAAAATGTCCTGAGGGTTCAATGTGTTTTACATCCCATGATTTACCCAAGGCTATCACAGGAATAGCTAGGAACGAAGCTGTCTATCAAGGTCAACCTATAGCTGTAGTATTGACCAATGATGAGTATAAGGCAAGGGACTTAGCAGAAGAGGTTGAAGTTGAATATGAACCGTTACCTAGCGTAATAGACGTTGAGGAAGCCTTGAGTAATAAGGAGAGGGCGATGAGTGAATTAGAGTCCAACATCGTCTTACAGGATGAGGTTAATGTTGGGGATATTCAAAGTGACTTTAAAAGAGCTTATAAAATTATTGAGGGGGAGCTAATTAATCAAAGGGTTATCCCCTCTGCCATGGAACCCAGAGGAGCCTTTGCACAATTTGACGGTAAAAGGTTAACAGTGTGGAGTAGTACACAGACCCCATTTGACCTTAAGAAGTCCTTATCAGAAATCTTATCTGAATACGGCGTTAATGACATAAGAGTTATACAACCTTATGTCGGTGGTGCCTTCGGTAGCAAAATAATAAACTATGCTGAGGAGTTCGTTGTAGCCTATCTCTCAGTAGTAACAAAGAGACCCATAAAGTGGTTTAATTCAAGGACTGAGGACATGATGACAACAAACCACGGCAGGGATATGAGACTAAGGTTTAAGGCTGCGTTTGACTCGGAGGGAAAGCTGTTGGGAATAGAGGGTACACTTATACATGATTTAGGGGCACCCTTCGAAGACATAAACAGGGACTCCTTTTGGATGACAACTACAGCAGCGAGGCTGCTAATAGGTAGATATAAGGTCAATTCCCTCAAAATAAGGGTTCTGGGTGTTGCTACAAACAAAGCCTTTATCGGTGCTTACAGGGGTGCAGGGAGACCTGAGGCTACATATTTTATTGAAAGGATATTGACTTTAGGTGCTAGGGAACTGGGATTAGATCAATATGAGGTAAGAGAGAGAAATGTGATGGACGACGTTAATTTCACCAAATTACCCACAGGATTAACGTACGATAGTGGTAAGTACAAAGAGTTACTTAGAATAGCTAAACCGTACTACAATGACTTAATAAAGAGAAGGGACAGCTTGAGGAGTAAGGGCAAACTAGCTGGTGTCGGTGTCGCAATAGTAAGTGAGATAGCATCATTTGGTCCTTACTCTACAGCTAAGGTAAAAGTTCTCCCCAATGGTAGAATACAAGTTATAACTGGTACAACGCCCCATGGTCAAGGAGATGCAACAGCCTTCACACAGATAGCTGCTGAAGTATTTGATGTTGACCCTTCAAATGTAGATGTGCTTTGGGGAGATACTGACCTAATATCAGATGGAGACCTAACGGCAGGCAGTAGAACGATAACTGTTGGTGGATCTGCAGTATATGAAGCTGCAGTTAGGCTAAAGGAAAAACTGTTGAAAGTTGTGTCGGAGAAAATGGGTGTGAGAGCTGAAGAGATCGAGTACAGAGAGGGTAAGTTTATTCATGAAGACAAGACCATGAGTCTGTGGGAGGCTGCAAGGACTTCCATGTTTATGGGAGTATTACCTGAGCAGGACTACTCATATGTCATGAATCTCTATACATCCCCTTATGGTGTACATATGGTTCTGGTTGAGGTCGATAGGGACACAGGCTTTACTAGAGTACTGGATTATAAGGCATTTGATGACGTAGGTGTGGTTGTAAATCCATTATTGGCTGAGGGACAAACTCATGGAGGTGCACTTCAGGGTATAGGTCAAGCCCTGTACGAGGAGGCAGTTTACTCTCAAGATGGTAACTTGCTGACCTCTAATTTCTCAGATTACGTTCTACCTACTGCCGTTGAGTCATTTAATGTTGAGTGGAAGTCATTTGGATTAACAAAATCTGATACCCCAATTGGATCTAAAGGTATTGGCGAGTTACCTACCATAGCTGGAACACCTGCTGTGGTGAGTGCTATAGAGGATGCAATAGGTAAGAAGATATACACCATGCCCGTCAAACCAGAACTAGTGCTAAAGTTACTAGGAGAATAA
- a CDS encoding MFS transporter, with amino-acid sequence MKPLKAYTFFANLASSLTSPFISFFVASNGIIGSVLAIATSAGTTFPGIAQYFLINLSIKAKKLLFWGTLAEGIIWLLIGLLALTNTFFVVLYVIITLIMGVTNFGWLLILDKISGTSRGLVLSQYNLYVYLAGLLATLFTGFVASSDINVLRFFFIASGLLYIYGAYVNSKIDIDVEFKSKSVSPMKVFKNSKLRNFLLANSLFTFTWAMAWPLFPLAQVYKFHLDSFEIAIINVIGNLSTVILQRIVGRLIDKHRVATMFFSRFALATFPLAYAFSTTPYEIYASSLVSGFTNSASVSLTAYILDVSDYQHKRTIIALYNMLAGLAALGGSLFSSFIFGLLLSYFSNMVTTIDVMLGSIGGLRIIASLLFLRVEEKIDKL; translated from the coding sequence TTGAAACCACTTAAAGCGTATACTTTTTTCGCAAACCTAGCTAGCAGTCTCACGAGTCCCTTCATATCGTTTTTCGTAGCCTCAAATGGAATTATAGGGAGTGTACTTGCTATAGCTACTTCAGCAGGAACTACTTTCCCCGGTATAGCCCAGTACTTTCTAATAAACCTCTCCATCAAGGCTAAGAAATTATTGTTTTGGGGAACCTTAGCTGAGGGGATAATCTGGCTATTAATAGGCTTGCTAGCACTAACAAATACTTTCTTTGTAGTTCTGTATGTGATAATAACCTTAATTATGGGAGTGACCAATTTTGGATGGCTTTTAATCCTTGATAAGATTAGCGGAACGAGTAGGGGTTTAGTCTTATCCCAATATAATCTATATGTATATTTGGCAGGTCTCTTGGCTACATTATTCACAGGTTTTGTAGCTAGTAGTGATATAAACGTGTTGAGATTCTTCTTTATAGCTTCAGGTTTACTGTATATTTATGGTGCTTACGTCAATTCAAAAATCGACATAGATGTTGAATTTAAGAGTAAGAGTGTATCCCCAATGAAGGTTTTCAAAAACAGTAAGTTAAGGAATTTTCTTTTGGCAAACTCTCTTTTTACATTTACGTGGGCAATGGCATGGCCATTATTCCCATTGGCTCAGGTTTATAAGTTTCACCTCGATAGTTTTGAGATAGCTATTATTAATGTGATAGGCAACCTGTCCACAGTAATTTTACAAAGAATTGTTGGTAGATTAATAGATAAACACAGAGTTGCCACCATGTTTTTCAGCAGATTTGCATTAGCTACATTCCCATTAGCCTATGCCTTTTCTACGACTCCCTATGAGATCTACGCATCAAGCTTAGTTTCAGGGTTTACCAATTCGGCATCAGTATCGCTTACTGCATACATATTGGATGTTTCAGACTATCAGCATAAAAGGACAATAATAGCGTTATACAACATGCTAGCAGGATTAGCTGCACTAGGAGGATCCCTATTTAGTAGCTTTATCTTTGGATTATTACTGAGTTACTTCTCAAATATGGTTACTACAATAGATGTGATGTTAGGCTCAATAGGTGGATTAAGGATTATTGCTTCTCTTCTCTTCTTGAGAGTAGAAGAGAAAATAGATAAATTGTAG
- the xylG gene encoding xylose/arabinose ABC transporter ATP-binding protein XylG yields MSDLLEIRDVHKSFGAVKALDGVSMEINKGEVVALLGDNGAGKSTLIKIISGYHKPDRGDLVFEGKKVIFNSPNDARSLGIETIYQDLALIPDLPIYYNIFLAREVTNKIFLNKKKMMEESKKLLDSLQIRIPDINMKVENLSGGQRQAVAVARAVYFSAKMILMDEPTAALSVVEARKVLELARNLKKKGLGVLIITHNIIQGYEVADRIYVLDRGKIIFHKKKEETNVEEITEVMTSFALGKVNLGEKR; encoded by the coding sequence ATGAGTGACCTACTAGAGATAAGGGATGTTCATAAGAGTTTTGGTGCTGTTAAAGCGTTGGACGGTGTATCAATGGAGATAAATAAGGGTGAAGTGGTTGCTTTACTTGGCGATAACGGAGCGGGAAAATCAACGCTAATTAAAATAATTTCAGGTTATCACAAACCTGACCGCGGAGACTTAGTATTTGAGGGAAAGAAGGTCATATTTAACTCTCCGAATGATGCTAGAAGTTTGGGTATAGAGACTATATATCAGGATTTAGCTCTAATCCCCGATTTACCAATTTATTACAACATATTCTTGGCTAGGGAAGTAACAAATAAGATATTCCTCAATAAGAAAAAAATGATGGAGGAGTCTAAAAAATTACTCGACTCCCTACAGATAAGAATACCTGATATAAATATGAAAGTGGAGAACTTGTCAGGTGGACAAAGGCAGGCAGTAGCTGTTGCTAGGGCGGTCTATTTCTCTGCTAAAATGATTTTGATGGACGAGCCCACTGCAGCATTAAGTGTCGTAGAGGCTAGGAAAGTACTAGAGTTAGCACGAAACCTAAAAAAGAAGGGGCTCGGCGTCTTGATAATTACCCACAATATAATTCAGGGATATGAGGTTGCTGATAGGATCTATGTACTTGACAGAGGAAAAATAATATTTCATAAGAAGAAAGAGGAGACTAATGTGGAGGAGATAACAGAGGTTATGACGAGTTTTGCCCTAGGGAAAGTTAATTTGGGAGAAAAAAGATAA
- the xylH gene encoding xylose/arabinose ABC transporter permease XylH has product MNILNVVRRFEFQLFLVNVIIALFFYFENSAYFSSNNITTIFQYLAEIGIIAIGEAMLMLCGEIDLSPPALANFVPLITLTIYNSIYQAISPTPAIVVSILLSLGLASLIGLMNGLITTKAKVNSLITTVGTLFLFNGIALIYSGGYPESFPYFRFLGGTVSILPVPFIWSLGALVFLILLLHYTKIGVWTIAAGSNPTGASEVGVPVDRVKIINFIIMANIGALVGIIQGSRVLTIGATNFTADVVLEGIAAAVIGGTSLVGGKGSLVGAFLGSVFISELLNGFNILGINAYEFDAILGGAIVVVMVLSYYAKRASYKLKSIATATSSSPEGKDRITKILKFKIQKIYRRVEENE; this is encoded by the coding sequence ATGAATATATTAAATGTAGTTAGAAGATTTGAATTCCAACTTTTTTTAGTAAATGTAATTATTGCGCTGTTTTTCTACTTCGAGAATTCCGCCTATTTTAGCTCAAACAACATAACCACAATATTTCAGTATCTTGCAGAAATTGGGATTATTGCTATAGGTGAAGCTATGCTTATGCTGTGCGGAGAGATCGACCTATCACCTCCCGCACTGGCAAATTTCGTACCGTTAATAACCTTGACCATATATAACTCCATATATCAGGCAATTTCACCCACACCTGCCATAGTGGTCTCAATACTGCTAAGCCTAGGTCTCGCGTCATTAATAGGTCTTATGAACGGTTTGATTACAACTAAGGCTAAAGTGAACTCATTAATAACGACTGTAGGCACACTTTTCCTTTTCAATGGTATAGCATTAATTTACTCAGGTGGATATCCTGAGTCATTTCCGTATTTCAGATTCCTTGGAGGTACTGTTTCAATTCTCCCTGTACCTTTTATATGGTCATTGGGGGCATTGGTCTTTCTAATACTACTATTACACTATACTAAGATAGGAGTTTGGACAATAGCAGCAGGGAGTAATCCTACAGGAGCCTCAGAGGTAGGTGTACCCGTAGATAGGGTGAAAATTATAAATTTCATAATAATGGCAAACATCGGAGCCTTAGTGGGTATAATTCAGGGATCTAGAGTCCTGACTATTGGTGCAACAAACTTCACCGCAGACGTGGTATTGGAGGGTATAGCTGCTGCCGTAATAGGCGGAACATCATTAGTGGGAGGAAAAGGTAGCCTGGTTGGTGCCTTTTTAGGTTCTGTATTTATATCTGAGCTTCTGAATGGATTTAACATACTTGGCATAAATGCCTACGAGTTTGACGCAATCTTGGGAGGAGCCATAGTAGTGGTGATGGTACTTTCGTATTACGCGAAGAGAGCATCATATAAGCTGAAGTCTATAGCTACTGCTACGTCCTCATCCCCTGAAGGCAAAGATAGAATAACAAAAATATTAAAATTTAAAATACAAAAAATATACAGGAGAGTTGAGGAAAATGAGTGA
- the xylF gene encoding xylose/arabinose ABC transporter substrate-binding protein XylF, producing the protein MAKSKDEIKEEIAKAIINQVSKTDLSRRRALSTLAKGGIIAGVLAAFGAGFGSGYVTAPKGSSSSGVAPPQPGFMYGQVPEHPTWKIVFINHVTTNPFFVPTQYGIQDACLLLDCNYQWTGSETSDTTTMVNDMEAAISQGANGIAVSVISPNAFDKPTQDALNAGIPVFAYNAYIPTDDPSYSQYHNPPYLGYIGQSLYASGQLFGQRILNLVPSGSRVALFIATPGTANIQPRIDGIQSVIEGHYTIDVVATGALVSDEQSAIESYFNSHPDVKGMFAVDAGSTQGVGNVLREHGIKTVSNGGTIAAGGYDLLPATIQNIVDGYLDFTIDQQPYLQGFLPTLAIYLYLISDTLVYPLNIDTGSKFITNSNIQPYLLASRYEGSSTAYKPTSTTSSSSSSG; encoded by the coding sequence ATGGCGAAATCTAAAGATGAGATAAAAGAGGAAATTGCAAAAGCTATAATTAATCAAGTGTCTAAAACAGACTTGTCTAGAAGAAGAGCACTGTCTACATTAGCAAAGGGCGGTATTATTGCTGGAGTCCTAGCAGCATTCGGTGCAGGATTTGGGTCAGGATACGTAACTGCACCAAAGGGCTCTTCATCTTCAGGTGTTGCTCCCCCACAGCCAGGGTTTATGTATGGGCAAGTTCCAGAGCATCCAACGTGGAAGATTGTCTTTATCAATCACGTAACTACTAATCCCTTCTTCGTCCCAACACAGTACGGTATTCAAGATGCTTGTCTATTACTAGATTGTAACTATCAGTGGACTGGCTCAGAGACCTCAGATACCACTACCATGGTAAATGATATGGAGGCTGCCATATCTCAAGGGGCAAACGGTATAGCAGTTTCTGTTATATCACCTAATGCTTTTGATAAACCTACACAAGACGCATTAAATGCTGGTATTCCTGTGTTTGCATATAACGCTTATATACCTACAGATGATCCAAGTTACTCTCAGTATCATAATCCACCTTATCTAGGCTACATTGGACAGTCGTTATATGCATCAGGTCAGTTATTCGGGCAGAGAATACTTAATTTAGTTCCTTCAGGTTCCAGAGTTGCGTTATTTATAGCTACACCTGGTACAGCTAATATACAACCAAGAATAGACGGAATTCAAAGTGTTATTGAGGGACACTACACTATTGATGTTGTAGCAACTGGCGCCTTAGTAAGTGATGAACAGTCTGCTATAGAGAGTTACTTTAACAGTCATCCTGATGTAAAGGGAATGTTTGCAGTAGATGCAGGAAGCACTCAGGGTGTAGGTAATGTGTTGAGAGAACACGGGATAAAGACTGTATCAAATGGTGGTACAATAGCTGCTGGTGGATATGATCTATTACCTGCAACTATTCAAAACATAGTTGATGGTTACCTGGACTTCACAATAGATCAGCAGCCATACCTACAAGGTTTCCTCCCAACTTTGGCAATATATCTTTACCTAATATCTGATACTTTAGTATATCCATTAAATATTGACACCGGCTCCAAGTTCATAACCAATAGTAATATACAGCCATATTTACTGGCGTCAAGATATGAGGGTTCATCAACAGCTTATAAACCTACATCAACTACCTCATCGTCATCTTCAAGTGGGTAA